The Salvelinus namaycush isolate Seneca chromosome 8, SaNama_1.0, whole genome shotgun sequence genome has a segment encoding these proteins:
- the LOC120051960 gene encoding uncharacterized protein LOC120051960, which yields MVRSVREEGSQLSTIQDLKDSGFGRPPPRHGLKLLFWFANKCVAFNHHGNMLVQCHPERGDFGFHYFGNFEEILPVLSRDRRERYFEVGNLNTETYSKAEDLPDYVSQDYGLSLGYRQCNKDRIIIRLKHRDVTATYVTEHKEDGGRGKFDSERTHLVNPDLIRIIRDPELELATFLDQTGYMGLSLRERLLRAFKKNPDVISWEYDSEPSQPSERSGSDHNTWDLEQDQTTSQTGLSQRKRCTRSCKVFSVFVVILMVLLVITFIVLFILGKL from the exons ATGGTGCGGTCTGTCAGAGAAGAGGGTAGTCAGCTGAGCACCATACAAGACCTGAAGGACTCTGGCTTCGGCCGTCCTCCCCCCCGACACGGCCTCAAACTCCTTTTCTGGTTCGCCAACAAGTGTGTGGCGTTCAATCACCACGGCAACATGCTGGTACAGTGCCACCCTGAGAGAGGTGACTTCGGCTTCCACTACTTTGGCAACTTCGAGGAGATTCTCCCAGTTCTATCGCGAGACCGCAGGGAAAGATACTTCGAGGTGGGCAACCTGAACACAGAGACCTATTCCAAAGCCGAGGACCTACCGGACTACGTGAGCCAGGACTACGGGCTTTCCCTGGGCTACCGCCAATGCAACAAGGACCGCATCATCATCAGGCTGAAGCATAGGGACGTGACGGCCACCTATGTCACAGAGCACAAGGAGGATGGCGGCCGGGGGAAGTTTGACTCCGAACGCACCCACCTTGTAAATCCGGATTTGATCCGCATCATCCGGGACCCTGAGCTGGAGCTAGCGACATTCCTGGACCAGACGGGCTACATGGGGCTGTCGCTGAGAGAGCGCCTCCTCAGAGCTTTCAAG AAAAACCCGGATGTCATCTCGTGGGAGTATGACTCCGAACCTTCCCAACCCTCAGAACGATCTGGTTCAGACCATAACACTTGGGATCTGGAGCAGGACCAGACCACTTCCCAGACGGGACTATCACAAAGAAAACGGTGCACCAGATCTTGCAAAGTCTTTAGTGTCTTTGTAGTCATCCTAATGGTTCTCCTGGTCATcacttttattgttttgttcatcTTAGGGAAGTTGTAG